In Parasegetibacter sp. NRK P23, a single genomic region encodes these proteins:
- a CDS encoding DUF5627 domain-containing protein gives MNTNKFFAGLLIAASALVSCNKAVTYPDYDYKTVYFASQFPIRTIVLGEDLNFDNSLDNERKVSIKATMGGVRENRNDVVIGVTVDETLCNNLFFDNVNPVVPMPASYYSLAAPEIRIPAGKLLEGVNVQFTDAFFADPKALTNTYAIPLKMTSVTGADSILRGRAIVDNPNPVNAFNWGVKPQDYTVYVVKFVNPWHGNYLRRGVDAIEGKPAYPTLTRNVVRRKDYVEQDEVKLLTTRALNIVDLPIAIAGANNANQTMNLRLTFDDKTGECVISAAGTGYTATGKGKFVKKGEKKSWGNIDRDALYLEYTIDHPQMTVVGKDTLVMRDRAVSPQYFTPVLK, from the coding sequence ATGAATACGAATAAGTTTTTTGCAGGTCTATTGATTGCCGCCAGTGCGCTTGTTTCATGTAATAAAGCTGTTACATATCCTGATTACGACTATAAAACCGTTTACTTCGCGAGCCAGTTTCCCATCAGGACCATCGTGCTCGGAGAGGACCTGAATTTTGATAACAGTCTGGACAACGAACGTAAGGTGAGTATCAAGGCCACCATGGGGGGCGTAAGAGAAAACAGGAACGATGTGGTGATCGGCGTAACGGTGGATGAAACCCTCTGTAACAACCTTTTCTTTGATAACGTGAATCCCGTAGTGCCTATGCCTGCCAGCTATTACAGCCTGGCGGCACCTGAAATCCGCATCCCCGCAGGTAAATTGCTGGAGGGCGTGAACGTTCAGTTTACCGATGCGTTTTTCGCCGACCCGAAAGCGCTCACGAATACTTATGCGATTCCGTTGAAGATGACTAGCGTTACCGGTGCGGATTCTATTCTGAGAGGCCGCGCCATCGTGGATAATCCCAACCCGGTAAACGCGTTCAACTGGGGCGTGAAGCCACAGGATTACACTGTTTATGTGGTGAAATTTGTGAACCCATGGCATGGCAACTACCTGCGCAGGGGCGTAGATGCCATTGAAGGTAAACCGGCATATCCTACGCTTACCCGCAATGTGGTGCGCAGAAAAGACTATGTTGAGCAGGATGAAGTAAAGCTCCTCACCACCAGAGCGCTGAATATTGTGGATTTACCGATCGCTATTGCCGGAGCGAACAACGCGAACCAAACGATGAACCTCCGCCTTACATTTGATGACAAAACAGGAGAATGTGTGATCTCCGCCGCAGGTACAGGGTACACCGCTACCGGCAAAGGTAAATTCGTTAAAAAAGGGGAGAAGAAAAGTTGGGGAAACATCGACCGCGACGCATTGTATCTCGAATATACCATTGATCATCCCCAGATGACCGTGGTAGGAAAAGATACACTGGTAATGCGCGACAGAGCCGTGTCGCCTCAGTACTTCACACCAGTATTAAAATAA
- a CDS encoding RagB/SusD family nutrient uptake outer membrane protein has translation MRNFLLIIIAAISLAGCKKALEPDEENRRTVEQMYEDGGYAQGFIMNAYRSIPGYYDNSEYATDDAVTNDRINPFALVATGSWTANNNPLSVWNQSYGAMQYINLFLANVDSVKFAADKEANTLFRMRMKGEAYGLRAMYMYFLLRAHAGFTDDGQLMGVPIITKLLTVESPVDEYNTPRATFAACMEQIYKDLDSAQSMLPMEYGDLNTLTGRVPDQFRSVTVNVNVYNRVMGQYSNQLFNGLIARSIRARAGLLAASPAFQHVSNTARWDSAANYAAAVIRHKGGANALPNDGGTYYDNRSQIDGLSNGNNPPEMIWRENFVGDNNEQEIQHYPPSQFGNGRMNPTQNLVDAFPMANGYPISSNLSNYDPANPYAGRDPRLAKYIVYNGNTVGFNNPVILTGSGSGSDDGINVRTNSTRTGYYMKKRLRQDVNRRPGATANRRRYYPRIRYTEIYLNYAEAANEAWGPTNGGTNAFSAYDVIKAIRRRAGVGTTNGDAYLEACKNDQNLMRELIRNERRLELCFESFRFWDLRRWKASLNETARGMDVNAAVYTPIVVEPRVFEDYMYYGPIPFSEVLKFSNLKQNRQWR, from the coding sequence ATGAGAAATTTTCTGCTGATTATAATTGCTGCGATCTCCCTGGCGGGCTGCAAAAAAGCGCTGGAACCCGATGAGGAGAACCGCAGAACGGTAGAGCAAATGTATGAGGACGGAGGCTACGCCCAGGGCTTTATCATGAACGCTTACCGTTCTATTCCGGGGTATTACGACAACAGTGAGTATGCGACGGATGATGCCGTAACCAACGACAGGATCAATCCCTTTGCATTGGTGGCCACAGGCTCATGGACGGCGAACAACAACCCGCTTTCCGTATGGAACCAGTCTTATGGCGCCATGCAATACATTAACCTCTTCCTCGCGAATGTGGACTCCGTAAAATTTGCCGCGGATAAAGAAGCGAATACTCTTTTCAGAATGAGAATGAAAGGGGAGGCTTACGGTTTGCGTGCCATGTACATGTACTTCCTGTTGCGTGCGCACGCCGGGTTCACCGATGACGGGCAACTGATGGGCGTTCCCATCATTACAAAACTGCTCACGGTGGAAAGTCCTGTAGATGAATACAACACACCAAGAGCGACGTTCGCTGCTTGCATGGAGCAAATTTATAAGGACCTGGACAGTGCCCAGAGCATGCTGCCCATGGAGTATGGGGATCTCAATACCCTAACCGGCCGGGTGCCGGATCAGTTCCGTTCCGTTACGGTAAATGTGAATGTGTACAACCGGGTAATGGGTCAATACTCCAATCAGTTGTTCAATGGTTTGATCGCGAGGTCCATAAGGGCAAGAGCCGGTTTACTTGCGGCCAGTCCCGCTTTTCAACACGTTTCCAATACCGCGCGCTGGGACTCCGCCGCGAACTACGCTGCCGCGGTGATAAGGCATAAAGGCGGCGCCAACGCGTTGCCCAACGACGGAGGTACGTATTATGATAACAGGTCACAAATTGACGGACTCAGCAACGGCAATAACCCGCCCGAAATGATCTGGAGAGAAAACTTTGTTGGCGATAACAATGAGCAGGAAATTCAACACTACCCGCCCAGCCAGTTTGGAAACGGTCGTATGAATCCCACACAAAACCTCGTGGACGCGTTTCCCATGGCAAACGGTTATCCCATCAGCAGTAACCTCAGCAATTATGATCCCGCTAACCCTTACGCGGGAAGAGATCCGCGGTTGGCCAAATACATCGTGTACAATGGGAATACCGTAGGTTTCAACAATCCTGTGATTTTAACGGGAAGTGGATCCGGTTCCGACGATGGCATCAATGTTCGGACAAACTCTACCAGGACAGGCTATTACATGAAGAAGCGCCTGCGCCAGGATGTGAACCGCAGACCAGGCGCTACCGCCAACAGGAGGCGTTACTACCCGAGAATCCGTTATACTGAAATCTATCTCAACTACGCTGAAGCGGCCAACGAAGCATGGGGCCCCACCAACGGCGGTACCAACGCGTTCTCCGCCTACGATGTAATCAAGGCCATCAGAAGAAGGGCCGGAGTGGGTACAACCAACGGCGACGCTTACCTGGAAGCATGTAAGAATGACCAGAACCTTATGCGCGAGTTGATCCGCAACGAACGACGCCTGGAACTTTGCTTTGAAAGCTTCCGTTTCTGGGACCTCCGCCGCTGGAAGGCGAGCCTGAATGAAACCGCCCGTGGCATGGATGTGAACGCCGCTGTTTATACGCCAATCGTAGTAGAACCAAGGGTATTCGAAGACTACATGTACTACGGACCAATACCTTTCTCGGAAGTGTTGAAGTTCAGCAACCTCAAACAAAACAGGCAATGGCGGTAA
- a CDS encoding SusC/RagA family TonB-linked outer membrane protein — MICKNIKGSYIALSMALCSAMGLQAQDNKDSLVNIAFGTVAQKDLLGGVSTINVTELLKKSYGVSSLDNLASLVPGYTGSVWGQAPLILVDGVPRQASEVRMVEVESITVLKAASAVVLYGNNAAKGAVLITTKRGTIKPLSIDVRANTGMFTPKSYPKYLNAADYMTLYNEALMNDNAFTPGAGYTQGAIDSTRSGNYGYRFPDINYFSDEYLKKAFSRTDLTTEISGGNENARYYTNIGLSTNGSLMNYGETKKNNDFSFKIRGNVDMNLNKWLTASTDIVANVSDNYTGRGNFWGESASVNGNFNRYIPLVPIDKFDPNNADLQTIVNNSNFVIDGKYLLGGQAGNLTNSITDMLAAGYIKTKYRTFLFNVGANADLSNLLKGLSFKTAYSMDYSSLYSEAYQVTYAVYRPTWERINGEDVITRLDRFNNDLNTTSESIGRTTYTQTTSMRAQLNYDRSFAQRHNFNSSLMGWWYTTTFSSDVDNEGGSDYHPIRNANLGLRAAYNYMQKYYLDFTGALVNSPKLAPGNRAGISPTLTAGWRISDEDFFKNNISFIDNLKLFASYASVKQDLDITGVRPNNEPTDYYLYASYYGNSGDLAGWYPWRDGTSGGFTTLSGRGANPNLTFIQRNEFRAGFDASLFKNLITLDVNYFTQDTKGLLSRGNTIYPSFFSGSGDFRNWLNSNSERRSGFDFGLNVNNKIGQLQYSVGFTGMLFSSEVLFRDEIQPEEALYAAGKSIDVARGYVSEGFFRNQAEIDGHALQTFGGEVRPGDIKYKDVNQDGIIDYRDQVELGKYGWGASPFSYGINLTLKYKNLTLFALGNGQNGAIAFKNSSYFWVRGTGKFSEQVLGRWTEATANTATYPRLTAGSGNNNYQNSTFWIYKNNRFNLNRVQLTYDFDQEMFKGSFVRGLSVYGLADNLLVVSKERRLMETNIGAPPQYRFFNLGVRASF, encoded by the coding sequence ATGATTTGCAAAAATATAAAGGGTTCCTATATCGCGCTCTCTATGGCTTTATGCAGCGCCATGGGTTTGCAGGCACAGGACAATAAAGACAGTCTGGTAAATATAGCTTTTGGCACCGTGGCACAAAAGGACCTGCTGGGAGGTGTAAGTACCATTAATGTAACTGAACTGCTGAAAAAAAGTTATGGCGTTAGCAGCCTGGATAACCTCGCGAGTTTGGTGCCCGGTTATACCGGTAGTGTGTGGGGACAAGCGCCGCTTATTCTCGTGGATGGTGTTCCCCGCCAGGCGTCTGAAGTACGCATGGTGGAAGTGGAATCCATTACCGTGTTGAAAGCAGCAAGCGCAGTGGTACTATATGGAAACAACGCGGCTAAAGGCGCTGTACTCATCACCACAAAGCGCGGAACCATTAAGCCGCTTTCAATAGATGTAAGGGCCAACACCGGCATGTTTACACCCAAAAGCTATCCCAAATACCTGAACGCCGCCGATTATATGACGCTTTACAACGAAGCGTTGATGAACGACAATGCTTTTACACCCGGTGCGGGATATACGCAAGGTGCTATCGACAGTACGCGGTCGGGCAATTACGGCTACAGGTTTCCCGATATCAACTACTTCAGTGATGAATACCTGAAAAAAGCTTTTTCAAGAACCGATCTTACCACTGAAATTTCAGGCGGTAACGAAAATGCCAGGTATTATACGAACATAGGTTTGTCTACAAACGGAAGCCTTATGAACTATGGAGAAACAAAGAAAAATAACGACTTCTCCTTTAAGATCCGTGGTAACGTGGATATGAACCTGAACAAATGGCTTACCGCGTCTACGGATATCGTGGCGAACGTGTCTGATAACTATACCGGAAGGGGTAACTTCTGGGGAGAATCCGCTTCCGTGAACGGGAACTTCAACAGGTATATCCCATTGGTGCCGATCGATAAGTTTGATCCCAATAACGCGGACCTGCAAACGATCGTGAACAACAGTAACTTTGTGATTGATGGGAAGTACCTGCTGGGTGGTCAGGCCGGAAACCTTACCAACTCCATTACGGATATGCTTGCGGCAGGGTACATCAAAACCAAGTACCGCACTTTCCTCTTTAATGTGGGCGCCAATGCGGACCTGAGCAATCTGCTGAAAGGATTGTCATTTAAAACGGCGTACAGCATGGACTACTCTTCCCTTTATTCCGAAGCCTACCAGGTTACTTACGCGGTTTACAGGCCCACCTGGGAACGGATTAATGGGGAAGATGTGATCACGCGCCTCGACAGGTTCAACAACGACCTGAATACGACCAGTGAATCCATTGGACGTACTACTTATACCCAGACCACCTCCATGCGCGCGCAGTTGAACTACGACCGCTCTTTCGCGCAGCGGCATAACTTTAATTCTTCCTTAATGGGCTGGTGGTACACTACAACTTTCTCCAGCGATGTGGACAATGAAGGGGGAAGCGATTACCATCCCATCAGGAACGCGAACCTGGGGTTGCGCGCGGCATACAACTACATGCAGAAGTACTACCTCGATTTTACGGGCGCTTTGGTGAACTCTCCCAAACTTGCACCGGGCAACAGGGCAGGGATTTCTCCAACCCTCACCGCGGGATGGCGCATCAGCGACGAGGATTTCTTCAAAAACAATATCAGCTTTATCGACAACCTGAAACTGTTCGCTTCTTACGCTTCCGTTAAGCAGGACCTCGATATCACGGGAGTGAGGCCGAACAACGAGCCTACCGATTATTACCTGTATGCCAGCTATTACGGCAACAGCGGCGATCTTGCCGGCTGGTACCCCTGGCGCGACGGTACTTCCGGCGGTTTCACCACGCTTTCCGGAAGAGGAGCCAACCCCAACCTTACTTTCATTCAAAGAAATGAATTCAGGGCAGGGTTCGACGCCTCGCTGTTTAAAAACCTTATAACCCTCGATGTAAACTATTTCACCCAGGATACCAAAGGCCTGCTTTCAAGAGGAAATACCATTTATCCTTCTTTCTTCTCAGGTTCCGGCGATTTCCGTAACTGGCTCAACAGCAACAGTGAAAGACGCTCCGGATTTGATTTTGGATTGAATGTGAACAATAAGATCGGTCAGTTGCAATACTCCGTTGGCTTTACGGGAATGCTGTTTTCTTCAGAAGTGCTTTTCAGGGATGAAATTCAGCCCGAAGAAGCATTGTACGCCGCCGGGAAAAGCATCGACGTGGCAAGAGGTTACGTAAGCGAAGGTTTCTTCCGCAACCAGGCGGAGATAGACGGCCATGCCCTCCAGACTTTTGGCGGAGAAGTAAGACCGGGAGACATCAAATACAAAGATGTGAACCAGGATGGCATTATCGATTACCGCGACCAGGTTGAACTGGGCAAATACGGTTGGGGCGCAAGTCCTTTCTCTTATGGTATTAATCTTACACTCAAGTACAAGAACCTTACACTTTTTGCTTTGGGTAATGGCCAGAATGGCGCGATCGCCTTCAAAAACAGTTCTTATTTCTGGGTGAGGGGAACCGGTAAATTCTCCGAACAGGTGTTGGGCCGCTGGACAGAAGCAACAGCCAATACCGCTACTTACCCCAGGCTTACGGCAGGCTCCGGCAACAACAATTACCAGAACTCCACTTTCTGGATCTATAAAAACAACAGGTTCAACCTCAACAGGGTGCAGCTTACATACGATTTCGACCAGGAAATGTTTAAGGGCTCTTTTGTACGTGGGCTGAGCGTGTACGGACTGGCTGACAACCTGCTGGTGGTGTCCAAAGAGCGCCGTTTAATGGAAACCAATATTGGAGCGCCCCCGCAATACCGCTTTTTTAACCTGGGTGTGAGGGCTTCTTTTTAA
- a CDS encoding RagB/SusD family nutrient uptake outer membrane protein — protein MNKRFKTILLPVTIVLAIAIGVSSCTKYLDQSPLADIDETEAFKNFRNFQGFTEELYSCIPLVTGIGSHNSWNFGEDEMWEPTETRVFAYNIDQGDYWGWNTAIFGSWFKSGGNPAATNDRGSKGNLWGLAWYGIRKANIGLANLPLLTEATQAEKDVIAGQLYFFRGWFHFMLMQYWGGLPYVDTVLSKTVAPRIPRLNYQQTADKVTADLQKAAELLPVRWDDVQPGQATAGSNNFRANKIMAMAFMGKNLLYAGSPLMNRESTGSATYNIEYCKKAAEVLGETLKLIETTQRYKLSNFANYSNLFFTHNAGGRVPGEEEAIMMENFADLGGRFRWNQVNDYRPMSINNSGIKVYPTANYVDHYGMANGLPIPNPEAADPESGYTPEYPWRNRDPRLYHDIVIDGERMVQNATFVNNDNRRLYASLFTGGYFRTDNATKRVFTGYMLSKFFRKMVNDYDGFRENNAVSLSFMRLADVYLLYAEAASEGYESPTGKAPGYEKTAVDAVNFIRDRPGLGVGHVAAKFLVSQEAFRSEYRRERAVELAFEGHRFNDLRRWLLFIQRPYTYKKGIEFDRATPETQVYADPKNARVANFRQTILFERQLAERHYWFPFLVNDASIYLDFKQNPGW, from the coding sequence ATGAACAAGCGTTTTAAAACAATATTATTGCCCGTAACAATTGTGCTGGCGATAGCCATTGGAGTAAGTTCCTGCACCAAATACCTCGACCAGTCGCCCCTGGCGGACATAGATGAAACGGAGGCTTTCAAAAACTTCCGCAATTTCCAGGGATTTACGGAAGAATTGTATTCCTGCATTCCGCTGGTAACCGGCATCGGATCACACAACAGCTGGAACTTTGGTGAAGATGAAATGTGGGAACCCACGGAAACACGTGTATTCGCTTATAATATAGACCAGGGCGATTACTGGGGATGGAACACTGCCATCTTTGGTTCCTGGTTCAAGAGTGGTGGTAACCCTGCGGCCACCAACGATCGGGGATCAAAAGGCAACCTCTGGGGACTTGCCTGGTATGGCATCCGCAAAGCGAATATCGGATTGGCCAACCTGCCCCTGCTTACCGAAGCGACTCAGGCGGAAAAAGATGTGATCGCCGGACAACTGTACTTCTTCCGCGGATGGTTCCACTTTATGCTGATGCAGTACTGGGGTGGCCTTCCATATGTGGATACGGTGTTGTCTAAAACAGTCGCGCCCAGGATTCCGCGCCTGAACTACCAGCAAACCGCTGATAAAGTAACGGCTGATCTGCAGAAAGCCGCTGAGCTTCTTCCTGTAAGGTGGGACGATGTACAACCCGGACAGGCAACCGCAGGATCCAATAACTTCCGCGCCAACAAAATTATGGCCATGGCATTTATGGGTAAGAACCTGTTGTATGCCGGTAGTCCGCTGATGAACAGAGAGTCTACGGGCAGTGCCACCTACAACATTGAATATTGTAAAAAGGCCGCTGAGGTATTAGGTGAAACACTGAAGCTGATTGAAACTACACAGCGCTATAAACTCTCCAATTTCGCCAACTATTCCAACCTGTTTTTCACCCATAACGCAGGTGGAAGGGTGCCCGGAGAAGAAGAGGCCATCATGATGGAAAACTTCGCCGACCTGGGTGGTCGCTTCCGCTGGAACCAGGTCAACGACTACAGGCCGATGAGCATCAATAACTCGGGTATCAAAGTTTATCCTACGGCCAACTACGTTGATCATTACGGTATGGCCAACGGACTTCCGATTCCGAATCCGGAAGCGGCGGACCCTGAATCCGGCTATACCCCTGAATACCCCTGGAGAAACCGGGACCCCAGGTTGTACCACGATATTGTGATTGACGGAGAAAGAATGGTGCAGAACGCGACTTTTGTAAACAACGACAACAGGCGCCTGTACGCAAGCCTGTTCACCGGCGGATATTTCAGAACAGATAACGCCACCAAAAGAGTATTCACCGGATACATGCTTTCCAAATTCTTCAGGAAGATGGTGAACGACTACGATGGCTTCAGGGAAAACAATGCGGTTTCGCTCAGCTTCATGCGCCTCGCCGATGTTTACCTGCTGTATGCAGAAGCTGCGTCCGAAGGATACGAATCACCCACCGGTAAAGCCCCGGGTTATGAGAAGACCGCCGTGGATGCCGTAAACTTTATCAGGGACAGGCCAGGTTTGGGCGTGGGACATGTAGCCGCCAAATTCCTGGTTTCACAAGAAGCTTTCAGAAGTGAATACCGCCGCGAACGCGCCGTGGAACTCGCTTTCGAAGGACACCGCTTCAACGATCTCCGCCGCTGGTTGCTCTTTATCCAACGCCCCTACACCTACAAAAAGGGTATTGAATTTGACAGGGCCACGCCGGAAACCCAGGTGTACGCCGATCCTAAGAATGCGCGTGTAGCCAACTTCAGGCAAACCATCCTCTTCGAACGACAACTGGCTGAAAGGCATTACTGGTTCCCCTTCCTGGTGAACGACGCCAGTATTTATTTAGATTTTAAGCAGAATCCAGGCTGGTAA
- a CDS encoding TonB-dependent receptor, whose protein sequence is MILSSMMRRGLYVATLALSAIFFCGPLFAQNARVVKGLVLDAKSAPVADVSVQVKQTGVSTKTDKDGNFSISVPGGAQVLEVTHVGKSTQTINVGNQDYIVINLKDAASELDNVVVIGYGQQRKASVVGSITQTTGKVLERTGGISNLGMALTGNLPGLVTSSSSGMPGAEDPQIIIRAQTTWNNASPLILVDGIERSMSSIDIASVESISVLKDASATAVYGVRGANGVILITTKRGTQGRANIQIRSNMTAKIASKLPEKYDAYDALSLKNRSIERELIINQSGWSASLPEAILQKYRNPANDEEWDRYPNVDWEKELFRERAMSYNTSANVSGGSKFVTYFAGIDYTYEGDLFKSFENDRGYKSGYGYTRVNMRSNLDFNLTNTTKFSTKIFGSNGVRQLPWGAQDGDQAYWISAYRSAPDAMRPIYSDGTWGFYSPRNADVPNSVYNLAVSGLEKRTRTQLTTDFALQQQLDFITTGLSARGSLSLDNTFSETQRGVNDLYNGPQRKWINPLNGVVVLENVVNAGTQLDYADMVRWTSQAGSVDRGATYRRLNYMLQLNYNRRFGKHDITGLGLFQRERGATGSAFPFYREDWVFRGTYGYDSRYFFEVNGAYNGSEKFGPGYRFAFFPSFSGGWLISNEKFMKDVSFIDNLKLRASWGLVGSDNVNGRWLYRDQWSFGSNTVLPTPSGSGNTIYTFYRLSSLGNPVISWETVEKRNLGLEYSVLNGAISGSVDVFNDIRRDIIVAGDQRSVPTYFGQTAPNINIGEASGRGYEFELRINHVFPSGVRVWANTNMTHAQNKVVFRDDPELLPAYRKQEGHYLGQTRSYLNQGYLSSWDDIYGSTQRNTNNQNKLPGDFNIIDYNGDGIIDQNDQAPTEYSGSPQNTYNASVGADWKGFSIFLQFYGVNNVTRFVDFPTFNTYSGSNVAYVEGSYWTKSSGGDLPLPRIGTEGGAGNNGTRYLFDGSYVRLKNAEVGYTLPTRTTSRLGIKTCKIFAGGNNLLLWTKMPDDRESNFAAGASGGAYPTVRRFNLGLDITL, encoded by the coding sequence ATGATTCTCAGTTCAATGATGCGGAGAGGGCTATACGTGGCTACGTTAGCGCTATCGGCGATCTTTTTCTGTGGCCCCCTGTTCGCGCAGAACGCGCGGGTGGTGAAGGGATTGGTGCTTGATGCCAAAAGCGCGCCTGTAGCGGATGTTTCCGTTCAGGTAAAACAGACGGGCGTAAGTACCAAAACAGACAAGGATGGCAATTTTTCCATATCCGTTCCGGGTGGGGCACAGGTGCTGGAAGTGACCCACGTGGGTAAATCGACCCAAACGATCAATGTCGGCAACCAGGATTATATCGTGATCAACCTGAAAGACGCGGCCTCCGAACTCGATAATGTTGTGGTGATCGGTTACGGCCAGCAAAGAAAGGCCAGCGTGGTGGGGTCCATTACCCAAACCACCGGTAAGGTACTGGAGCGTACGGGCGGCATCAGCAACCTCGGGATGGCGTTAACGGGAAACCTTCCCGGCCTCGTCACTTCTTCGAGCTCCGGTATGCCCGGCGCCGAAGATCCGCAGATCATCATCCGTGCGCAAACTACCTGGAACAATGCCAGTCCGCTGATTTTGGTGGATGGTATTGAACGTTCCATGAGTTCTATTGATATCGCTTCCGTTGAAAGTATTTCCGTATTAAAAGACGCTTCCGCTACAGCTGTTTATGGCGTGAGGGGCGCAAACGGGGTAATTCTGATTACAACCAAGCGCGGTACACAGGGAAGAGCGAATATTCAGATCCGTTCCAATATGACGGCTAAGATCGCTTCAAAGCTCCCCGAAAAATATGACGCATACGATGCGCTCTCTTTAAAAAACCGCTCTATAGAAAGGGAACTTATTATTAACCAGAGTGGCTGGAGCGCGTCCCTCCCCGAAGCTATTCTGCAGAAATACCGCAATCCTGCCAATGATGAAGAGTGGGACCGGTATCCCAATGTTGACTGGGAAAAGGAATTGTTCCGGGAACGCGCCATGTCGTACAACACCAGCGCCAACGTATCGGGAGGTTCTAAATTCGTAACTTATTTCGCAGGGATTGATTATACGTATGAAGGTGACCTGTTTAAGTCTTTTGAGAACGACAGGGGCTATAAATCCGGTTATGGTTACACGCGTGTGAACATGCGCAGTAACCTTGATTTCAACCTTACCAATACCACTAAATTCTCTACCAAAATCTTCGGGTCTAATGGTGTGCGCCAGTTGCCCTGGGGTGCCCAGGATGGCGACCAGGCTTATTGGATATCGGCCTACCGTTCCGCTCCTGACGCCATGCGTCCGATCTATTCCGATGGTACCTGGGGTTTCTATTCTCCCCGTAACGCTGATGTACCCAATTCGGTGTACAACCTGGCGGTATCCGGCCTGGAGAAAAGAACAAGAACGCAGCTCACTACCGATTTCGCTTTACAGCAGCAACTGGATTTCATCACAACAGGCCTGAGTGCAAGGGGAAGTTTATCGCTGGACAATACTTTTAGCGAAACCCAGCGTGGTGTGAACGACCTCTATAATGGTCCCCAGCGCAAATGGATCAATCCATTGAACGGTGTAGTGGTGCTGGAAAACGTGGTGAACGCCGGAACACAACTGGATTATGCCGATATGGTACGCTGGACGAGCCAGGCAGGCAGTGTGGACCGTGGCGCCACTTACCGCAGACTGAACTACATGCTTCAACTGAACTATAACCGCAGGTTCGGCAAACATGATATAACCGGACTCGGCCTGTTCCAGCGCGAAAGAGGCGCTACGGGCAGCGCGTTCCCCTTCTACCGTGAAGACTGGGTATTCCGCGGTACTTACGGCTACGACTCCAGGTATTTCTTTGAAGTGAACGGCGCGTACAATGGTTCCGAAAAGTTTGGTCCTGGTTACCGTTTCGCCTTCTTCCCCTCCTTCTCCGGGGGCTGGCTGATCAGCAATGAAAAATTCATGAAAGATGTATCGTTCATCGATAACCTGAAACTCCGCGCCTCCTGGGGACTTGTGGGCAGCGACAACGTGAATGGTCGCTGGCTGTACAGGGATCAGTGGAGCTTCGGCAGCAACACCGTATTGCCCACTCCTTCCGGCTCCGGCAATACGATCTATACCTTCTACAGGTTGTCCAGTCTCGGGAATCCGGTTATTTCCTGGGAAACCGTTGAAAAACGAAACTTAGGCCTTGAATACAGTGTACTTAATGGTGCGATTTCCGGAAGCGTGGATGTGTTCAACGATATCAGAAGAGACATCATCGTTGCTGGCGATCAACGTTCCGTACCTACTTATTTCGGACAAACCGCTCCCAACATCAATATTGGGGAAGCTTCAGGCAGAGGCTATGAGTTTGAGCTCAGAATTAACCACGTATTCCCCAGCGGTGTAAGGGTATGGGCCAACACCAATATGACTCACGCACAGAATAAAGTAGTGTTCCGCGATGATCCGGAATTGTTACCCGCCTACCGTAAGCAGGAAGGTCACTACCTCGGACAAACGCGGTCCTATCTGAACCAGGGCTATCTCAGCAGTTGGGACGATATTTATGGAAGTACCCAGCGCAATACGAACAACCAGAACAAATTACCCGGCGACTTCAACATCATCGACTATAACGGAGATGGTATTATCGACCAGAACGATCAGGCGCCTACTGAATACAGCGGATCCCCACAGAATACCTACAATGCGAGCGTAGGAGCCGACTGGAAAGGCTTCAGCATCTTCCTCCAGTTCTATGGGGTGAACAATGTGACCCGTTTTGTTGACTTCCCCACTTTCAATACTTATTCCGGTTCCAACGTAGCTTATGTGGAAGGTTCTTACTGGACAAAATCATCCGGAGGAGACCTGCCGCTTCCCAGAATTGGTACGGAAGGAGGTGCCGGTAATAACGGTACGCGCTATTTGTTTGATGGATCTTATGTAAGGTTGAAAAATGCTGAAGTAGGGTATACCCTGCCAACAAGAACCACTTCAAGGCTCGGCATCAAGACCTGTAAAATATTCGCCGGAGGAAACAACCTGTTGCTGTGGACCAAAATGCCGGATGACAGGGAATCCAACTTCGCCGCCGGCGCAAGTGGAGGCGCGTACCCAACCGTAAGGCGTTTCAATTTAGGTTTAGATATCACATTATAA